The Larus michahellis chromosome 9, bLarMic1.1, whole genome shotgun sequence genome contains the following window.
gggctctgcagaggaagaagaTGCCGAGCCAGGTCTAGGGATCCCCAGAGGAAACACAAAAAGGCTTCCAGAGTGTAGCACACTTTACTAGATAACATAATGCTTTATAATTATATTGATGCACTATTTCCCCATTTCTAAGTTCTTCCTCAGACTTACCGAATCCACAAGATTCTCCGTTTTATCGATCAGCAGCTCCAGCTTCTCTCCTCTTTGGGCCACGAGGTCTAAAGAAAGAGACCAAAATCCAAATCTGTAGGCAGAATCCCAGCGCAAAAAGCTGCTTCCAGTACCCACCCCCCAACGGCCAGCCAGGAGCTCCTGGCAATGGCTTATGAGACATCAAGTAGTTCTCAGCCTTCAGAGATCGCAGGCAACAGTACTTAAGGAACAGTCTCACATCACACACCTATGTTTCGAACCATGATTCCTTTGAGTTCATCGATTTGAGCTTGCGTCTCTGCCACCTGGTCAGTGCCCTTGCTCTCCGAGTGGTATTTCTGTAACAAATGAACAGTCAGTGAAAGCGGGGACCCTCAACGTCGCACTTCAGTTCcttaagacaaaaaaaggaaactcagGGTCACTACAGAACAGCACAGACGTAAATGTGAGTTTTCAAGTTACCTGAGACATTTATAAGTGGGTAGTAGACCAAAATCTGACTTTCTCAGCCACTTACAGATCATACAGCCCATCCGCTCCCGCACTGCGGGAACTGCAAGGTGCCTACAACTTCCAGAGTGCCCGGAGTAACAGCCCCCTTTGAAAGCCCAAGCAACTGGCAGCAAGGGAGGAAAGTTAAAGCAAGAATCTGTGGGATATGGCTCACTAAATGCCTGAGCCGCTATCAGTGGTCCCACTCCCACACATCGTTTCTGAACTATGTATGAAGGCAACACACTTCCACGACCTTCTCTACTTATCTCTAGGACATGCCAAGAGGGCCCTGCGATTTCACAACGCAGCCATCTCTGCAGGTGAGCGTCAGAGGGGGTTCCGGCAAAGATGAGGAGGGCCAGTGAACTGGAAACACCACCCCAGGAGACGTTCAGGATGGCCAGTTTGAGATGCCTACCTGCTCCTCAAGCAGCCAGGAACCGGCCTGCTGTGTACTAGGCCCATCTGGGAGGATTTCACATGCCACCTCCTGGCTACAGCTTGGCACTTGCCAACAGCTTTGTCGATACTGAATCCCTCTGGTGTATTACAGCAAGTGGCAAAGGCACTGGATACCCCAGCAGCTGCTCGGTGGCCGCATGGGCAAGCTCACCCGCTAGCTTCTCAGATACCCACAGAAGCCCGCTCTGTTCTGTGGCCTTGCAGAAGCAAGCCAAAGAACAGGACACACTGCTAACCCGTGCGCTGTTCCTGTCATCCCTCCCCTTCAGAAGTGACAGGGACTTCACTCAAAGACGGTTCTTCAGGTTTTGGGATCACAAGTGAACCTCTGGTGACTGCACGGTTCAGGCTGGTAGGCGAGAGAAGCACTAGCCAACATCCCCCGGTTAAAAGGAATCTCACAGTGTTTGCAGAATCAAAGGAGGGAAACTGAGGTGAAGTCAGCATTGGATATTCTGCTATTCCTGGGTTGATCCGAAGTCGCTGCTCTCATCACAGGTCCTCTGCAGCCAAGCATTGCTAACCACAGCTCCTGTTATCCCACTCCCTCTGTCACCCTCACCCAGGGAAACAGGTCTCCAGAGCAAAACCCATCGATAAGTTGCTGCTTTCCTCTAAGCTTGTAGCCACGGCACTCACATCTGAAGACCTTCAGGAAGCACCTCTGCTTTAATAAGAGACCTCCCAAGGAGGCTGAGAGCAGAGGCCAGCAGCAGACTGGGattgctctgcttcatgaccaccCACGTGGCTGCTTGAACCCCGATTTTGTTAAGCATTCGATTTGCATCCATTTCCGACGAGACAGGAGGCAAGAGCCTCTGCACTAGCAGCATTCACATACTCAGGTCATAATTAACGGTTGTAGCACTGAATGCAACAGCTCCTTCCAACCTCCTCCTCAGCGGTTAGTTTTTCAGGAGAAGGTACAGAACTGGCACACTAACAAAGCTGTCACTGGTTTTACTGGAAGCGCAGCCTCCCTTTTCGGTACTGTGTGCTACACTTGGGTTGGAGCGCGATCTCTGGGCTGCCACACGATTTCTTCCTCCAGGCTCAGCATCGCACTACTCAAACTCCTTAAGTTACAGGAATCGCCGAGATAACAGCCCTGCTCTTGCACTCCGCGCGGCGTTGGGTCGGGGGGCTCTCATCTCAGCAAGCTTTAGAGCCATTTGAGGCAAGAGCTTTCTGTCATCTCTTAACTTCTATTAGCCGATGCCTGCATTTCTATCAATATGCAAAAGCCgaggccagcagctcctctcgTGCTTtagagaaatgggattttttagAGGAATATCAACACCATGGCTCTGAAGACTGCCTGGCTCTCCCGATAAGGCAATTCGTTAAGCTTATTGCAGCAATGAACAGCTTACAATTTGATGAGTCATCACTTCAACATAGTTTCACTCTCCATATATCAAAGCCTGGTGGGAAGGAAAAACTCAGTCCTATCACACACGGGAAGTTAATCTCATTAATTATGCACAATGCATCGGGCCCTGCTGGAGCCACACGGGCATTACTATTCATTGCCGCTTATCTGCTGCATAAGCCACAGCACGGCTTCTGCGATGAACTGTGCAACACTATGTGCTCCAAATCACCTCTGCTGGTCACCAAGGGCACCAGCACAAGCGGCTCCTTTCACAAACTCCAGCACAAACTTCAGGCAGCAACGGTGCAAGCGCAAACCCTCACCTTCGCCCTGCACCCCAACACGCACCCGTTACTGCTGGAGGCTGTTATAAAGTTAGCTCAGTTTCTACGCTTAAAGGCAAGAGCTACGCGGAGTCACCGAGAGAGGACCTCTCCTCCGGCACCTGCGATATCACCAACCCTGGCACTTTCAGGAGACCAGCAGGAGAAAAGCCAAGCCCTTcacagagaacagcagcagcaccaacaggGTCACCAGCCGCAGCAGAGCAAGGCGAGAGCCTCCTACACCACAGGGACAGCACCAGTTGTAGTGCCCCAGACACAGATCGTGTACAAGCTCTGAAAGCCAATATTCCAAGGACATCTTTAATTCAAGGGAGGTctcaaaaaaaacacaaaaaaacgaAACACAGTTCAGGTTATGGAGTTGTTTGTAGTCAATTAAGGACTCTTTAAGAGAGTCTTTAACAGAAGATCAAAACACTTCCCTTGCAGAACGCGTAGCCCGAGGTTTTGTGCACTAATAAGGCTATTGATGATGTGAGTCACAGGGCAGTTAATTGGTCCTTCTCTATCTTCCACCTGCCTTCAGTCATTTGATTTGACAGTACACCTAGCAAGAGGCCTGTGCTTTCCTCAGCCCTGTTTTCTCATACCACTGCAGCCCAAACAACAGGGAGAAGTGCCAACTGCAACATTCCCTCTACCTTAACAGCTCATATTTTAAGAGCAGCCCAATCCCACGCCTACAACAactgctctctgctttttctcctgctctcccGCACAAGCCCCCAGTGAAGCAGGGCAGGGTGCTGTTTGCAGACCCAGGTTACACACACAGCAAGTCAATGTGGCGTTAAGAAAAAGCGCTCTGTGAAACACATCTCATTCTATAAAGGGCTGAATGGAAACGCAAACACTGTGCTGTGCACTTAAATACCTCGGAAACTATACTCATATATTGCTAGGaataaaatacataaagcaaCACAACTATTTCAAACCTCTCCTGTCTGGCAGCCGTGGGCTTTGCCACTCCTCAAATACAACACACAGCAAGCAAAGCACTTTTGTGACAACGGGACGGCAGCAGCAAGGCTGTAGCAGATTCCTGTGCTAAGCAAAAGCAGCACGTGAGTCCTCTGCTCTTCAAGAGGGACACAGATTCCAGCCCAACCTTTCCCTTCGGAGTCCAAGAACAGTATTCTGAAACCTGGAAATTTCTGAAACAGGAGACTGACCACGTTCTGTGCGTGCCCTAACACCACATTCAGAGCTCAGCTTTAGCTGAGCTGTCACAGGGCCAGTACAATCAGACAGCAGGAGCCCGAACACACCAGGACAGCGCTGCCATCCAGTTCCAGCAACATGCTCTGGAGCCAGCGGGGAAGCCAGGACAGAGAGCTCCCTTCTCACACGGCAGAGGGGTGCCGCTACAGTTTTGTCCCAAACACCGCTACAGCCTCAGCTGAAAGGTCCACGTTGAGGGTGAAACTTTTGTAATATCCTCACACTTTTAATtttggggttggaagggtccAAGCAAATCTCAGCTCAGATAATGTGGAACCTTTCGCAAGTATTTACCCATCTCTTTAACCTCCTGTCTCTCTTGGGAATGGAAATCCTTGGAGCCTCTGTGCGAGCCAGCTGGAGAGTCTACCATGGCTCTGTACGCAGCACTTGACTGTAACCCAAGCCCAGCTTGCTTTCCTCCTGAAAAGGACGCAGTACCACAATGAAGCAGTGTGCCACCGAAATTACCACGCAGTAAGGAGGAGAGGACTGAGAGGCAGTTAGGGATCACTAGATACTCGAGTGCTAAAGTTTAGTTTAACAGAAATGCAGTAACATGCATTTGTCTTGCTCTTAGTGACGGCTGGATGGTCAACTGGAGCTAGGTTTGACATTTCAAATGTCACTATTAAGATCTAATCTCCAGCGCAGCTACCTGGTACAAAGAGTTAATGCATCATGATAAACCCCAGCCCATTTTTACCACCGAAGCAGTGAAGCAACCCAGCTGCAGGGTAAGTGTGGGGAGAACAACCAGCTCCCCTGGCTTTATACCCAGACTCAGCACGGTGCTTCAGTTCGAGTGAGAAAATACATGGAGAATTTCTGGGGCGAAGTTTGGCTTGTTAGGGAAATCCCGTTTAGCAAGAGATCTCACCAGCTGTGCGGCTAAGACACTGGAGAACTCGCTGTTCATTGCGTAGGGAAGGGCTGTCTGCGCTCTCGAGCCATAGGTGGTCTGAAACCTCTTCTTGATTTCATTCAGGAAATTGAAGGCTCTGGATCGTTCGAAGTCCTGCAAGGAAGAGCAGACCACGTCCAGAGCTGCGTCAAGGCAGGAATAATGAAGCGTACGGGGCGCGCAGCCAGTTGCAGACAAACTGTAATTATCAGTTCTTAACAGGCCTGCTGCGCATAACACGATGGGATTTCACTGGTTATCCTGGGGTTTGAATAGCAGCCAGACTTCAGTCTCAGCTTCCCGGACACTGGTTGGCAGCAGACATTACTGGGGCATCCATTAATTCTGTGCCTGGTACCTTTATCCAGCAAGGGAGAAGTTTTTGCTTCAACACTTCCAGAATTGAGGAGTATTACGCATATTTCACTGACGATTAAAGGCTAGCCTCTACATCTAGATTCTGCTGGGGCTGCTAAGAGAAAAGCTAGGCAAACCCAAGAACTTCACCCGAAAACTAACTGTTCACATGCATTTGAGTTCCAGGCTTAGACTTCAAAGCTCTAACTGATGTGAATAACAGAAGCAGTAGCtccaatgggggaaaaaaggcacctCAGATTAGCACCCATTATTGATTTTCTTTGACATAcggatacaaaaaaaaaccccaaaacctgcaAAAAGCCTGTCTGTGCAATAGCTGTAACCAAAATACTTACATCATCTGTGATGCAGAGGTATATAATCCTGTCTTGGCAGATGTAATGAAATAGAtaactgcagagaagaaaaaagaaaaaaaaaaaagaggtcatttGGAGCTGACACAGGACTAACCTTCTAGAAGACACTACTGCCTGCAGGGCCTTCAAGGGCTGGAGAAGAGCAAATTCCAGCTACTCTACAGGAAATCACGGAGATGCCAACATATCCCAGCCATCCGTGGTGAGGTAAGTGTCTCCATTCCTATAAGCTACACTGAGTTAGAAACCACCTACATGTTAAAGAATCACCGGCCTCACACACTTCACAGCACTCCAGGCTGAGCAATCACTTGTAGGACGTTTAGTTGCCAAACAACTTCAGTTCCACCTTCTTCCAGCTACCTAATTGTAAAAGCAAAACCTTGACAGGATACCCAGGGGTCAGATTTACGTCTAATCCTAACCAATGTGCGTACAGGCATCCAGGCGCTAGTTCACGTGTGACAAGAGCTGCAGTTAACTGCAGTGACCAGGGATACTTTAGAGAACCTCGCGGCACAGGGACTTGCTGCTTTAGCCTTGTTTGTGCCACCACCGGGTTGTGCTGCCTTTGGCTTCCTCACAAAGACCGAGAGACAAAAGCAACCACAGCAGAACGTGAATTAGATAGACAATAATCAGGCTGAACAGGCTCGAGTCACGTGGCTAGGTTAACTACTCACGTAAACACGCCTTTGGT
Protein-coding sequences here:
- the VAMP7 gene encoding vesicle-associated membrane protein 7; translated protein: MAILFAVVARGTTILAKHAWCGGNFLEVTEQILAKIPSENNKLTYSHGNYLFHYICQDRIIYLCITDDDFERSRAFNFLNEIKKRFQTTYGSRAQTALPYAMNSEFSSVLAAQLKYHSESKGTDQVAETQAQIDELKGIMVRNIDLVAQRGEKLELLIDKTENLVDSSVTFKTTSRNLARAMCMKNLKLTIIIIIVTIVILYIILSTACGGLAWPSCVQK